From Aerosticca soli, a single genomic window includes:
- the typA gene encoding translational GTPase TypA, with amino-acid sequence MSIENLRNIAIVAHVDHGKTTLVDQLLKQSGTLGERTVLAERVMDSNDQEKERGITILAKNTAITWAGNRINIVDTPGHADFGGEVERVLSMVDSVLLLVDAMDGPMPQTRFVTQKAFAMGFKPIVVVNKIDRPGARPDWVVEQVWDLFDRLGATAEQMDFPVIYASALNGYASLDPEAREGDMTPLYQAIMQHVPPPRVDPQGPFQMRISQLDYNSYVGLIGIGRIQRGTVRGNMPVTIIDREGKKRSGRVLQVLGFLGLERLEVPEAQAGDIVAISGIEGLGISDTVTDPAAPEALPALTVDEPTITMTFQVNNSPFAGNKDFSGGKFITSRQLRDRLMRETLHNVALRVEETDDPDKFRVSGRGELHLSVLIESMRREGYELAVSRPEVIVKEVDGQWMEPYEQLVVDVEEIHQGGVMERLGQRRGQLKSMEPDGKGRVRLEYLIPARGLIGFQTEFRTLTQGSGLLFHVFDHYGPRSEGAIAKRPNGVMISNGTGKAPGYALFGLQERGRLLINAGEDIYEGQLVGIHAKDNDLTVNALREKQLTNIRAAGKDDAIILTPPIKMSLEQALEFIEDDELVEVTPKAIRLRKKHLTENDRKRASRGL; translated from the coding sequence ATGTCCATCGAAAACCTGCGCAACATCGCCATCGTCGCCCACGTCGACCACGGCAAGACCACCCTCGTCGATCAATTGCTCAAGCAATCCGGCACGCTCGGCGAGCGTACCGTGCTGGCCGAGCGGGTGATGGACAGCAACGATCAGGAAAAGGAGCGCGGCATCACCATCCTGGCCAAGAACACCGCGATCACCTGGGCCGGCAACCGCATCAACATCGTCGACACGCCCGGTCACGCCGATTTCGGCGGCGAGGTGGAGCGCGTGCTGTCGATGGTCGACTCGGTGCTGCTGTTGGTGGACGCGATGGACGGCCCGATGCCGCAGACGCGTTTCGTGACGCAGAAGGCCTTCGCGATGGGCTTCAAGCCGATCGTGGTGGTGAACAAGATCGACCGCCCCGGGGCACGGCCGGACTGGGTGGTCGAGCAGGTCTGGGATCTGTTCGACCGCCTTGGCGCCACCGCCGAGCAGATGGATTTCCCGGTGATCTACGCCTCGGCGCTGAACGGCTATGCCAGCCTCGACCCGGAAGCCCGCGAGGGCGATATGACGCCGCTCTACCAGGCGATCATGCAGCATGTGCCGCCGCCGCGTGTGGACCCGCAGGGGCCCTTCCAGATGCGCATCAGCCAGCTCGACTACAACAGCTATGTCGGCCTGATCGGCATCGGCCGCATCCAGCGCGGCACGGTGCGCGGCAACATGCCGGTGACCATCATCGACCGCGAGGGCAAGAAGCGCAGCGGCCGCGTGCTGCAGGTGCTCGGCTTCCTCGGCCTGGAGCGGCTGGAAGTGCCCGAGGCGCAGGCCGGCGACATCGTCGCCATTTCCGGCATCGAGGGGCTGGGCATCTCCGACACGGTCACCGACCCGGCGGCACCCGAGGCGTTGCCGGCGCTCACCGTCGACGAGCCCACCATCACCATGACCTTCCAGGTCAACAATTCGCCGTTTGCCGGCAACAAGGATTTCTCCGGCGGCAAGTTCATCACCAGCCGCCAGCTGCGCGACCGGCTGATGCGCGAGACGCTGCACAACGTCGCCCTGCGCGTGGAAGAGACCGACGACCCGGACAAGTTCCGGGTCTCCGGGCGCGGCGAGCTGCATCTGTCGGTGCTGATCGAGAGCATGCGCCGGGAAGGCTACGAGCTGGCGGTGTCCCGCCCCGAGGTCATCGTCAAGGAGGTCGACGGGCAGTGGATGGAGCCTTACGAGCAGCTGGTCGTGGACGTGGAGGAAATCCACCAGGGCGGCGTGATGGAGCGCCTGGGCCAGCGGCGCGGGCAACTCAAGAGCATGGAGCCGGACGGCAAGGGGCGGGTGCGTCTGGAGTACCTGATTCCGGCGCGCGGCCTGATCGGTTTCCAGACCGAGTTCCGCACCCTGACGCAAGGGTCGGGGCTGCTGTTCCACGTGTTCGACCATTACGGCCCGAGGAGTGAGGGCGCGATCGCCAAGCGGCCCAACGGAGTGATGATCTCCAACGGCACCGGCAAGGCGCCGGGTTATGCGCTGTTCGGCCTGCAGGAGCGCGGGCGCCTGCTGATCAATGCCGGCGAGGACATCTACGAAGGCCAGCTGGTCGGCATCCACGCCAAGGACAACGACCTCACCGTCAATGCCCTGCGCGAGAAACAGCTCACCAACATCCGCGCCGCCGGCAAGGACGATGCGATCATCCTCACGCCGCCGATCAAGATGTCGCTGGAGCAGGCGCTGGAGTTCATCGAGGACGACGAGCTGGTCGAGGTGACGCCCAAGGCCATCCGCCTGCGCAAGAAGCATCTCACCGAGAACGACCGCAAGCGCGCCTCGCGCGGTCTTTAG
- the hflX gene encoding ribosome rescue GTPase HflX, with protein MFDRQKKGERAVLVLPYARGETDPARRAAEFAELAGSAGAEVLGSVGARVEQPNPRYYIGSGKAEEVAALVRAVEADVVLVDHQLSPVQERNLEKLLGVRVIDRAGLILDIFAQRARSHEGKLEVELAQLKHLATRLVRGWTHLERQRGGAIGLRGPGETQLETDRRLLGERVKMLTKRLEKVQTQRGQQRRARLRNTVPRVALVGYTNAGKSTLFNALTAGGVYAADQLFATLDPTVRRIEDLACGPAVIADTVGFVRDLPHDLVAAFRGTLAEARDADLLLHVCDAADEDGQALRAVVDRVLAEIGAGDIPQLLVMNKIDLIAASAADAVVGAVDETAVERARPRIERDAEGRPRAVWLSASTGAGLELLRQALGERLGGERVRSELQLPLSAGRLHARLKAVGAIAEERVDAQGWRLSIDAPRTVLHALAGEAAPIRALLETALPETD; from the coding sequence CTGTTTGATCGTCAGAAGAAGGGCGAGCGCGCCGTCCTGGTCCTGCCGTATGCACGCGGCGAGACCGATCCCGCGCGCCGCGCGGCGGAATTTGCCGAACTGGCCGGTTCCGCCGGCGCCGAGGTCCTGGGCAGTGTCGGCGCCCGCGTCGAGCAGCCCAATCCGCGCTACTACATCGGTTCGGGCAAGGCCGAGGAGGTCGCCGCGCTGGTGCGCGCGGTCGAGGCCGACGTCGTCCTGGTCGACCACCAGCTCTCACCGGTGCAGGAGCGCAACCTGGAGAAGCTGCTCGGTGTGCGCGTCATCGACCGTGCCGGCCTGATCCTGGACATCTTCGCCCAGCGCGCCCGCTCGCACGAAGGCAAACTCGAGGTGGAACTGGCGCAGCTGAAGCACCTGGCCACCCGGCTGGTGCGTGGCTGGACCCATCTCGAACGCCAGCGCGGTGGCGCCATCGGCCTGCGCGGGCCGGGCGAGACGCAGCTCGAAACCGACCGCCGTCTGCTCGGCGAGCGGGTCAAGATGCTCACCAAGCGGCTGGAAAAGGTGCAGACCCAGCGCGGCCAGCAGCGCCGCGCGCGGCTGCGCAACACCGTGCCGCGGGTGGCTCTGGTCGGCTACACCAATGCCGGCAAGTCGACCCTGTTCAATGCCTTGACCGCCGGCGGCGTGTATGCGGCCGACCAGCTGTTCGCCACGCTCGATCCCACCGTGCGCCGCATCGAGGATCTTGCCTGCGGACCGGCGGTGATCGCAGATACGGTCGGCTTCGTGCGCGATCTGCCGCACGACCTGGTCGCCGCCTTCCGCGGCACCCTGGCCGAGGCGCGCGATGCGGATCTCCTGCTGCATGTGTGCGACGCCGCCGACGAGGACGGCCAGGCGCTGCGTGCGGTGGTCGACCGGGTGCTGGCGGAGATCGGCGCCGGCGACATCCCGCAGCTGCTGGTGATGAACAAGATCGATCTCATCGCCGCGTCCGCCGCCGATGCCGTCGTGGGTGCGGTCGATGAGACCGCCGTCGAGCGCGCCCGGCCGCGGATCGAGCGCGACGCCGAAGGGCGGCCGCGGGCGGTGTGGCTCTCGGCATCGACCGGCGCGGGATTGGAGCTGCTGCGTCAGGCCTTGGGTGAGCGCCTGGGCGGCGAGCGGGTGCGTTCCGAATTGCAGCTGCCGCTCAGCGCCGGGCGTCTGCACGCTCGGCTCAAGGCCGTCGGGGCGATCGCCGAGGAGCGCGTGGACGCCCAGGGCTGGCGGCTCTCCATCGATGCCCCGCGGACCGTGCTGCATGCCCTGGCCGGCGAGGCTGCGCCGATCCGCGCCCTGCTCGAGACGGCGCTACCCGAGACCGACTGA
- the miaA gene encoding tRNA (adenosine(37)-N6)-dimethylallyltransferase MiaA codes for MPADRRPPAVFLMGPTAAGKTALACALHERFAVELVSVDSAQVYRGLDIGAAKPDAATLARHPHALLDLRDPAEPYSAADFRADAWQAMREITARGHVPLLVGGTGLYFRALQRGLSALPGADADIRARLAAEAASIGWPALHARLAQRDPAAAARIGPQDAQRIQRALEVIELTGQPLSRLQRGGSGEPFPWRVLKIALLPADRAALHERIARRLDAMLAAGFLDEVRALRARGDLDPELPALRAVGYRQAWEHLAGMTDRATFRERAIFATRQLAKRQITWLRGELDARVIAPDRPAAQTQLVRALQRFLGDSI; via the coding sequence ATGCCCGCCGACCGCCGCCCGCCTGCCGTGTTCCTGATGGGCCCGACCGCCGCGGGCAAGACCGCGCTCGCCTGCGCGCTGCACGAGCGGTTCGCGGTGGAACTGGTCAGCGTGGATTCGGCACAGGTCTATCGCGGTCTCGACATCGGCGCAGCCAAGCCCGACGCGGCCACGCTGGCGCGCCATCCGCACGCCCTGCTCGATCTGCGCGATCCGGCCGAACCGTACTCGGCGGCCGATTTCCGTGCCGATGCGTGGCAGGCGATGCGGGAGATCACCGCGCGCGGGCACGTGCCGCTCCTGGTCGGCGGCACCGGGCTTTATTTCCGCGCCTTGCAGCGCGGCCTGTCCGCCCTGCCGGGAGCCGATGCGGACATCCGCGCGCGCCTGGCGGCCGAGGCGGCATCGATCGGCTGGCCAGCCCTGCATGCGCGCCTGGCGCAGAGGGATCCGGCGGCGGCCGCGCGCATCGGTCCGCAGGATGCCCAGCGGATCCAGCGTGCCTTGGAGGTGATCGAACTCACCGGCCAGCCGCTGTCGAGGCTGCAACGCGGCGGCAGCGGCGAGCCGTTTCCGTGGCGGGTGTTGAAGATCGCCCTGCTGCCCGCGGACCGCGCCGCGTTGCATGAACGCATCGCCCGGCGGCTGGATGCAATGCTCGCGGCGGGTTTTCTCGACGAAGTCCGTGCGCTGCGCGCCCGCGGCGATCTCGATCCGGAGCTGCCGGCACTGCGGGCGGTGGGGTACCGCCAGGCCTGGGAGCACTTGGCGGGCATGACCGACCGGGCGACCTTCCGGGAACGGGCGATTTTCGCCACCCGTCAGCTCGCCAAGCGGCAGATCACCTGGCTGCGCGGCGAGCTCGACGCCCGCGTCATCGCCCCGGACCGGCCGGCGGCGCAAACGCAGCTCGTGAGGGCCTTGCAGCGCTTCCTGGGCGACTCCATATAA
- the kbl gene encoding glycine C-acetyltransferase, with translation MTYTAQARFRAELDALRQQGLYKTERVIVSPQSAKIILEDGREVLNLCANNYLGLADDPRVIAAAKTALDSHGFGMASVRFICGTQDLHKTLERKIAEFFGTEDAILYAACFDANGGLFEPLLGEEDAVISDALNHASIIDGIRLCKASRFRYANGDMADLERQLKAADAAGARTKLITTDGVFSMDGFIAPLDQITALAERYGAMVHIDECHATGFLGRSGRGSAEVHGVMDRIDVFTGTLGKALGGALGGFTTGPRELIELLRQRSRPYLFSNSLPPPVVAAGIAVFDMLGDAQADTLRARLAENTAYFRERMVAAGFDIRPGTHPIVPVMIYDAAKAQAMAAALLEEGIYVTGFFYPVVPQGQARIRTQMSAAHTREQLDRAIEAFTRVGRRLGVLAG, from the coding sequence ATGACCTACACCGCCCAGGCGCGTTTTCGCGCCGAACTCGACGCCCTGCGCCAGCAAGGGCTGTACAAGACCGAACGGGTGATCGTCTCGCCGCAGTCGGCGAAGATCATCCTCGAAGACGGCCGCGAGGTGCTCAATCTCTGCGCCAACAACTACCTCGGCCTGGCCGATGATCCGCGTGTGATCGCCGCCGCCAAGACGGCGCTGGACAGCCACGGCTTCGGCATGGCCTCGGTGCGCTTCATCTGCGGCACGCAAGACCTGCACAAGACGCTGGAACGCAAGATCGCCGAGTTCTTCGGCACCGAGGACGCCATCCTCTATGCCGCCTGTTTCGACGCCAACGGCGGCCTGTTCGAGCCGCTGCTCGGCGAAGAGGACGCGGTGATCTCCGATGCGCTCAACCACGCCTCGATCATCGACGGCATCCGCCTGTGCAAAGCCAGCCGCTTCCGCTATGCCAACGGCGACATGGCCGATCTCGAGCGGCAGCTCAAGGCCGCCGACGCCGCCGGCGCCCGCACCAAGCTCATCACCACCGACGGCGTGTTCTCCATGGACGGCTTCATCGCGCCGCTCGACCAGATCACCGCACTGGCCGAACGCTATGGCGCCATGGTGCACATCGACGAATGCCATGCCACCGGTTTTCTCGGCCGTAGCGGTCGCGGTTCGGCCGAGGTGCACGGCGTCATGGACAGGATCGACGTCTTCACCGGCACGCTCGGCAAGGCGCTCGGCGGTGCGCTCGGCGGCTTCACCACCGGCCCGCGCGAGCTGATCGAGCTGCTGCGCCAGCGCTCGCGTCCCTACCTCTTTTCCAACTCGCTGCCGCCGCCGGTGGTCGCCGCCGGCATCGCCGTGTTCGACATGCTCGGCGACGCCCAGGCCGACACCCTGCGCGCGCGGCTGGCCGAGAACACCGCGTATTTCCGCGAGCGCATGGTTGCGGCCGGCTTCGACATCCGCCCCGGCACGCATCCCATCGTGCCGGTGATGATCTACGACGCCGCCAAGGCGCAGGCGATGGCCGCCGCGCTGCTGGAGGAAGGCATCTACGTCACCGGCTTCTTCTATCCGGTGGTGCCGCAGGGCCAGGCGCGCATCCGCACGCAGATGAGCGCCGCGCACACCCGTGAGCAGCTGGACCGGGCGATCGAGGCCTTCACCCGGGTCGGCCGCCGGCTGGGCGTGCTCGCCGGCTGA
- the tdh gene encoding L-threonine 3-dehydrogenase, which yields MRALVKRHPEKGIWMEEVPRPQPGPNDVLIKVEKTAICGTDLHIYLWDEWSRRTIRPGLIIGHEFVGRIVELGPGVSGYAVGQRVSAEGHIVCGHCRNCRAGRQHLCPNTVGIGVNRDGAFAEYLVMPASNLWPIPDPIPSELAAYFDPYGNAAHCALEFDLVGEDVLITGAGPIGVIAAGIAKHVGARNVVVTDVNDYRLKLAADMGATRVVNVANQSLKDVMADLHMEGFDVGLEMSGNPRAFNDMLECMYHGGKIALLGIQPKGAGIDWDKVIFKGLTLQGIYGRKMYETWYKMTQMALTGFPLGKVLTHQLAIDDFQKGFDLMEAGKCGKVVCSWH from the coding sequence ATGAGAGCCTTGGTCAAACGCCATCCGGAGAAGGGCATCTGGATGGAAGAGGTGCCGCGTCCGCAGCCGGGGCCCAACGACGTGCTGATCAAGGTCGAGAAAACCGCGATCTGCGGCACCGACCTGCACATCTATCTCTGGGACGAATGGAGCCGGCGCACGATCCGCCCGGGCCTCATCATCGGCCACGAGTTCGTCGGCCGCATCGTCGAGCTCGGGCCGGGCGTGTCCGGCTATGCGGTAGGCCAGCGCGTCTCGGCGGAAGGTCACATCGTCTGCGGCCACTGCCGCAACTGCCGCGCAGGACGCCAGCACCTGTGTCCGAACACCGTCGGCATCGGCGTCAACCGCGACGGGGCCTTCGCCGAGTACCTGGTCATGCCGGCTTCCAACCTGTGGCCGATCCCCGATCCCATCCCGTCGGAACTGGCCGCCTACTTCGACCCCTACGGCAACGCCGCCCACTGCGCGCTGGAGTTCGACCTGGTCGGCGAGGACGTGCTGATCACCGGCGCCGGCCCGATCGGCGTGATCGCCGCCGGCATCGCCAAGCACGTCGGTGCACGCAACGTGGTGGTCACCGACGTCAACGATTACCGGCTCAAGCTGGCCGCCGACATGGGCGCCACCCGCGTGGTCAACGTGGCCAACCAGTCGCTCAAGGACGTGATGGCCGACCTGCACATGGAAGGCTTCGACGTCGGCCTGGAGATGAGCGGCAATCCGCGCGCCTTCAACGACATGCTCGAATGCATGTACCACGGCGGCAAGATCGCCCTGCTCGGCATCCAGCCCAAGGGCGCCGGCATCGACTGGGACAAGGTGATCTTCAAGGGCCTCACCCTGCAGGGCATCTACGGCCGCAAGATGTACGAGACCTGGTACAAGATGACGCAGATGGCGCTGACCGGCTTCCCGCTCGGCAAGGTGCTCACCCACCAGCTTGCCATCGACGACTTCCAGAAAGGCTTCGACCTGATGGAGGCGGGCAAGTGCGGCAAGGTGGTCTGCAGCTGGCATTGA
- the dnaX gene encoding DNA polymerase III subunit gamma/tau, which produces MSYQVLARKWRPRRFAELVGQEHVVRALTHALDSGRMHHAYLFTGTRGVGKTTIARIFAKSLNCERGESADPCGECAVCTAVDAGRFVDLLEIDAASNTGVDDVREVIENAQYAPARGRFKVYLIDEVHMLSKPAFNALLKTLEEPPPHVKFLLATTDPQKLPVTVLSRCLKFNLKRLLPEQITGQMRRILTTEGIVFEDAALGEIARAADGSMRDGLSLLDQAIAYGGGTLKADEVRAMLGSVARDQVLGVLEALAAGDGARLMQEAERIASFAPDFGGVLDDLAATLHRLQLIQLIPGQRPAEDMAEAAALAALAERMAAEDVQLYYQIATTGRRDLPLAPDPRIGFEMSLLRMLAFRPAVETAEPPAPSPARSAATPAASTPPRPATPMPGSPPVQAIGVAEPAPATHTPGALPDWETLIERAALRGPQGQLARHAVLHGREGQTLILKLKPIHMHLAVEPMVSQLAERLGQALGEAIRLRFVADETVGHTPAARAANAREAAQAAAEQAIEEDPLVQTLKREFGARVLPGSIRPLDA; this is translated from the coding sequence ATGTCCTACCAAGTCCTCGCGCGCAAGTGGCGCCCCCGCCGGTTCGCCGAACTGGTGGGACAGGAGCACGTGGTGCGCGCGCTCACCCATGCGCTGGACAGCGGCCGCATGCACCATGCGTATCTCTTCACCGGCACGCGTGGCGTGGGCAAGACCACCATCGCGCGCATCTTCGCCAAGTCGCTCAACTGCGAGCGCGGCGAATCGGCCGACCCGTGCGGCGAGTGCGCGGTGTGCACCGCGGTCGATGCCGGCCGCTTCGTCGACCTGCTCGAGATCGACGCCGCCAGCAATACCGGCGTGGACGACGTGCGTGAGGTGATCGAGAACGCCCAGTACGCACCGGCGCGCGGCCGTTTCAAGGTGTACCTCATCGACGAGGTGCACATGCTCTCCAAGCCGGCCTTCAACGCGCTGCTGAAAACGCTGGAAGAACCGCCGCCACACGTGAAGTTCCTGCTCGCCACCACCGACCCGCAGAAGTTGCCGGTGACGGTGTTGAGCCGCTGCCTCAAATTCAACTTGAAGCGTCTGCTGCCCGAGCAGATCACCGGCCAGATGCGGCGCATCCTCACCACCGAGGGCATCGTTTTCGAAGACGCCGCGCTCGGCGAGATCGCCCGCGCCGCAGACGGCTCGATGCGCGACGGTTTGTCGCTGCTCGACCAGGCGATCGCCTACGGCGGCGGCACGCTGAAGGCCGACGAGGTGCGCGCGATGCTGGGCAGCGTGGCGCGCGACCAGGTGCTCGGCGTGCTCGAGGCACTGGCGGCCGGCGACGGCGCGCGGCTCATGCAGGAGGCCGAGCGCATCGCCTCGTTCGCTCCGGATTTCGGCGGCGTGCTGGACGATCTGGCCGCCACCCTGCATCGACTGCAGTTGATCCAGCTGATCCCCGGCCAGCGGCCGGCGGAGGACATGGCCGAGGCGGCGGCGCTGGCCGCGCTGGCCGAGCGCATGGCGGCGGAGGACGTGCAGCTCTATTACCAGATCGCCACCACCGGCCGGCGCGACCTGCCCCTGGCCCCGGACCCGCGCATCGGTTTCGAGATGAGTCTGCTGCGCATGCTCGCCTTCCGCCCGGCGGTGGAGACCGCGGAACCGCCGGCACCATCGCCGGCGCGCTCGGCAGCGACACCTGCGGCCAGCACACCGCCGCGACCGGCGACGCCGATGCCGGGGTCGCCTCCGGTCCAGGCCATTGGCGTGGCCGAGCCGGCACCGGCCACCCACACGCCGGGCGCCTTACCCGACTGGGAGACGCTGATCGAACGCGCCGCGTTGCGCGGGCCGCAGGGCCAGCTCGCCCGTCACGCCGTGCTGCACGGGCGCGAGGGCCAGACCTTGATCCTCAAGCTCAAGCCGATTCACATGCACCTGGCCGTCGAGCCGATGGTGAGCCAGCTCGCCGAACGGCTCGGACAAGCGCTCGGCGAAGCCATCCGGCTGCGCTTCGTCGCCGATGAGACGGTCGGACACACGCCTGCCGCCCGCGCGGCCAACGCCCGCGAGGCGGCACAGGCCGCGGCCGAGCAGGCGATCGAGGAGGACCCACTGGTGCAGACGCTCAAGCGTGAATTCGGCGCGCGCGTGCTGCCCGGCTCGATCCGGCCGCTCGACGCCTGA
- the hfq gene encoding RNA chaperone Hfq, whose translation MSKGQSLQDPFLNALRRERIPVAIYLVNGIKLQGTIESFDQFVVLLRNQVSQMVYKHAISTVVPSRNVRIGTPLEGQGQHDGPAETHPVSAEAEG comes from the coding sequence ATGTCCAAAGGACAATCCTTGCAAGATCCGTTTCTCAACGCACTGCGCCGTGAGCGCATCCCGGTGGCCATCTATCTGGTCAACGGCATCAAGCTGCAGGGCACCATCGAGTCGTTCGACCAGTTCGTGGTGCTGCTGCGCAATCAGGTGAGCCAGATGGTCTACAAGCACGCCATCTCCACCGTCGTCCCCAGTCGCAACGTGCGCATCGGCACCCCTCTGGAGGGGCAGGGCCAGCATGATGGCCCGGCCGAAACGCACCCGGTATCCGCGGAAGCGGAAGGTTGA